Genomic DNA from bacterium:
TCCAGGGCGTGTCGTGGGTGGAAAGCATGGTCAGGCGGCGTTCGGCGCCCCCCTCCGCCGGGATCACGAACACGTCGAAATTGCCGTGGCGGTCGCTGGCATAGGCGATCATGCGCCCGTCCGGCGACCAGCAGGGCTTGGTCTCCAGCGCCTCGCCGCGGGTGAGGGGACGGGCCTGGCCCCCCGCCGCCGCCACCACCCACAGGTCGCCCAGGGAGGAGAAGACGATGTGGCGGCCGTCCGGCGAGAGGGCCGGGTGGCGGTGCCAGCTGGCCGGTCCGGGGTCCCCGGCGGCGGCCATGGCCAAGGCGGCCGGCAGAAGGACGGCTCCCGCCGCCCGTCTCATCAAGGAATGCATATGAGCGTCCTGGTCTGGGGAACGATTCTCCCTGTCCCGCCTTCCACCCGGGAAAGCGTCGGTGGACAAAGCAGGGGTCGAATGCTTCATTGTCAAGCCGCTGACAGCTTGGGACGTGCATGAAAACGTGGCGCAAGGTCCACATCTTCAGCTTTGGATATTTCAAGCTGGTCAGTTTGTTCAGCAGCATCGTGTTGCTGATCATCGCCCTCACGGGCTTTCTTTACAATCACCGCCACGACTTCAGTTTCCTGGAGACGGCCCGCATCCCGTCATGGATGCTGCCGGACAGCTACCAGGAGCGGCTGGATCGCACGCGGGCAGCCCAGGGGCTGGCCGACCTCTTCCCGGAGGAGGCCCACAGCGTGCCCATCATGTGGCTGGTGATCGATTTGCATAATGGCGAATTTTTCGGCGGGCTTCCCGGGCGGCTGTTCTACGATCTGATGGCCTTGAGCCTGGGCACCCTGTCGATCACTGGAATCTGGATGTACTGGCGGATCCGCAAGCGGTCCCGCTGGTGATAGAGGCAACCAACCACGGGAGGATGATATGCGCACCCTGAAGCAGGCCGTCCTGGCCACCCTGACCCTGCTGCTGGCCGTCGGCCTCAGCCACGCCGCCAAGCCCAAGTCCTACACCCTGGACGAGCTGGCCAAGAACATCGACCAGTTGGAGAAAAAGGAGATCGTGCTCAAGGGCACCATCGTCGGCGCCTGCATGAGCGGCTGCAAGATGTGGGTGGCGATGGGC
This window encodes:
- a CDS encoding PepSY domain-containing protein, producing the protein MKTWRKVHIFSFGYFKLVSLFSSIVLLIIALTGFLYNHRHDFSFLETARIPSWMLPDSYQERLDRTRAAQGLADLFPEEAHSVPIMWLVIDLHNGEFFGGLPGRLFYDLMALSLGTLSITGIWMYWRIRKRSRW